The Exiguobacterium acetylicum genome includes a window with the following:
- a CDS encoding sulfite exporter TauE/SafE family protein produces MMYILFILLGAIIGILSGFFGIGGGIILTPLLLILGYEASTAIVLSLLLTLGSTVTGTLSHLRLKTFRFRDAGIIGLSGIIGSALITPVVFWLERHAGADIVLSSLYIVLLLGFSIQFLRPRSKERPSFPVHDASVMKLAVIGLAAGILSSLMGVSGGFLLTPLLLGWVRFPLKQAIGTSIASATLIVLGGVTSYVASGTSAPLSLGLALIVGAFIGSPLGASLLHRFNEPFVQKALGIFYGVVALSVIVKVFGLPYLSLVLLALFTLSLLSVFGYRILKTA; encoded by the coding sequence ATGATGTATATCTTATTTATTTTGTTGGGTGCTATCATCGGCATTCTCTCCGGCTTTTTCGGAATCGGCGGCGGCATCATCCTAACCCCGCTGTTATTAATTCTCGGTTATGAAGCCAGTACCGCCATCGTCCTCAGTTTGTTGTTGACACTTGGTTCTACCGTTACCGGCACCCTCTCGCATCTTCGCTTAAAGACATTCCGTTTTCGCGATGCTGGAATTATTGGTCTGTCTGGAATCATTGGTTCAGCGTTAATCACACCAGTCGTCTTTTGGCTCGAGCGTCATGCTGGTGCTGACATCGTCTTGTCGAGTCTTTATATCGTCTTGCTGCTCGGGTTTTCGATTCAATTTCTACGCCCCCGTTCAAAGGAACGTCCGTCTTTTCCGGTTCATGATGCTTCCGTCATGAAGCTCGCCGTCATCGGTCTCGCTGCCGGAATTCTCTCTTCGTTGATGGGTGTCAGCGGTGGGTTCTTGTTGACTCCGCTCTTGCTCGGATGGGTTCGCTTCCCGCTCAAACAAGCAATCGGAACGAGTATTGCCTCTGCGACATTGATTGTTCTCGGAGGCGTAACGAGTTATGTCGCTTCTGGAACCAGTGCCCCGTTATCGCTTGGTCTTGCCCTGATCGTCGGTGCGTTCATCGGCTCACCACTCGGTGCTTCACTTTTGCATCGCTTCAATGAACCGTTCGTCCAAAAGGCGTTAGGCATCTTTTATGGTGTCGTCGCCTTGAGCGTCATCGTCAAAGTGTTCGGTCTTCCTTATCTGTCCCTCGTATTGCTCGCTCTGTTCACACTCAGTCTGTTGAGCGTCTTCGGATACCGGATTCTAAAAACGGCCTAA
- a CDS encoding LysR family transcriptional regulator, with protein sequence MKLTELKTFVTLVETRHFTKTAEQLFLSQPTVSVHVKRLEEDVGHSLLIRDSFAIGVEVSEMGWIVYRHAKEILFQLEQMQSQLDESEGVFQGTLRIGATHTIHEILLDDMIHLFSRAHPKVSLDIQLMNHDQVAAALRHREIDLGMIEGELTLDGIKQIVFAKDQLHIIGATHLALEDATWIVREEGSASRYALHRWLHASSIVPARTITVDANYLARQLVLNGSGIAALSERLVTSFPSESFTIHAKGISNRTFRYLLPEKVPTRLAERWIDFLEANWKG encoded by the coding sequence GTGAAATTAACTGAACTCAAAACGTTCGTTACACTCGTCGAGACACGTCATTTTACGAAAACAGCGGAGCAGTTATTTCTGTCGCAACCAACGGTCAGTGTTCACGTGAAACGGCTCGAAGAAGATGTCGGACATTCGTTGTTGATACGTGATTCTTTCGCAATAGGGGTCGAGGTATCGGAAATGGGGTGGATTGTCTACCGCCATGCAAAAGAAATTCTATTCCAACTCGAACAGATGCAGTCGCAGTTAGATGAATCGGAAGGAGTCTTCCAAGGTACGCTACGGATCGGAGCAACACATACGATCCACGAGATATTGCTTGATGATATGATCCATCTGTTTTCGCGCGCTCATCCTAAAGTCTCACTAGACATCCAATTGATGAATCATGATCAAGTGGCAGCAGCCTTACGACATCGTGAGATTGATCTCGGTATGATTGAGGGAGAACTGACACTTGATGGAATAAAACAAATCGTTTTTGCGAAAGATCAACTGCACATCATTGGAGCGACACATCTTGCACTTGAAGACGCGACGTGGATTGTTCGCGAAGAAGGATCCGCTTCTCGCTATGCGCTTCATCGTTGGCTTCATGCGTCGTCGATCGTTCCCGCACGAACGATTACAGTAGATGCAAATTATTTAGCGCGCCAACTTGTTTTAAATGGGAGTGGTATTGCAGCACTGTCAGAACGACTTGTCACGTCGTTCCCGTCTGAATCTTTTACAATTCATGCGAAAGGGATCTCCAACCGGACGTTTCGTTATCTGTTACCAGAGAAGGTGCCGACTCGATTAGCAGAGCGTTGGATCGATTTTTTAGAGGCAAACTGGAAAGGCTGA
- a CDS encoding mechanosensitive ion channel — translation MNNIWNGTSLNLNGILGSLGNLLGAIIVFLIGWLIAKLIANGIQKALEKSGVVNKLSPQKEGAPQKKKKWTPEKIIGTVVFWVLMVFVLILVFNILDLNIIAGPLADTMSTLLAAIPNILKAALILLLAYVIAVVLRMIIVKAGTKLMSNDKVRSNKMLQGQTDLSSYPKIAGEIVFYLVLLLFLPGVLDALNIESVSQPFSQLLSSFLGFIPRLIAAAAIFFVGFLVAKIVRDIVTNFLHAVGTDKFAARFNLGSTDQKDAKSLSSILGTVVFILILIPITISALDQLNIKGITGPAINMLNDVLGMIPNIIVGVVLILVGLYVGRFIKKFVTDLLSRLGFNNLTRHLKIGSWDANQASTSPASIVGALVEIVIVVLFVVEAFNLIGLDFMVDLGRAVLAFLPSVLTAIIILAIGIIVSNLVKRTMDSLFGNSELKVLSSVAKYAILALAVFMALDQLGVADTIVNSAFILILGALALAFGLAFGLGGRDNASRYLDRLQKKAENTEVDTSNLPSKSASTSSSPSLKDAAKGAASQAADDVTPDRAPRSARSSSTDETTHGTPKGALPENDLAQQDDYPIDPDEHKGPNLDHPNDRP, via the coding sequence ATGAATAACATTTGGAACGGAACGTCGTTGAACTTGAACGGCATTCTCGGATCACTCGGCAATTTGCTTGGAGCGATCATCGTCTTCTTGATTGGATGGCTCATTGCCAAGCTAATTGCAAACGGGATTCAAAAAGCGTTAGAGAAGTCTGGGGTCGTCAACAAGTTGTCACCTCAAAAAGAAGGGGCGCCACAAAAGAAGAAAAAGTGGACACCTGAAAAAATCATCGGGACTGTCGTCTTCTGGGTTCTAATGGTCTTCGTTCTTATCTTGGTCTTCAACATCCTTGATCTGAACATCATTGCTGGACCACTTGCGGATACGATGAGTACATTACTTGCAGCAATTCCGAACATCTTGAAAGCAGCTCTCATCCTTCTTTTGGCATACGTCATCGCGGTCGTCCTTCGCATGATCATCGTCAAAGCAGGAACGAAGTTGATGTCGAACGACAAAGTACGTTCGAACAAAATGCTTCAAGGTCAGACAGACTTATCGTCTTACCCGAAAATCGCTGGAGAAATCGTCTTCTATCTCGTCTTGCTTCTGTTCCTACCGGGTGTCCTCGATGCCTTGAACATTGAAAGTGTCTCTCAACCGTTCAGCCAATTGTTATCGTCATTCCTTGGATTCATTCCACGCTTGATTGCTGCGGCAGCCATCTTCTTCGTCGGCTTCCTCGTAGCGAAAATCGTCCGCGATATCGTGACGAATTTCCTTCATGCTGTTGGAACGGATAAATTTGCAGCACGCTTCAACCTTGGATCAACAGATCAAAAAGATGCTAAATCACTTTCGTCGATTCTTGGAACAGTCGTCTTCATCTTGATTCTGATTCCAATCACGATTTCAGCACTTGATCAATTGAACATTAAAGGAATCACAGGACCAGCGATCAACATGTTGAACGATGTCCTTGGTATGATTCCGAACATCATCGTCGGTGTCGTTCTGATTCTTGTTGGTCTTTATGTCGGACGCTTCATTAAGAAATTCGTTACGGATCTCTTATCACGTCTTGGCTTCAACAACTTGACACGTCACTTGAAAATAGGTTCATGGGATGCGAACCAAGCATCTACATCACCAGCTTCAATCGTTGGTGCACTCGTTGAGATCGTCATCGTCGTTCTCTTCGTTGTCGAAGCTTTCAACTTGATTGGTCTTGACTTCATGGTCGACCTCGGTCGTGCCGTCCTTGCGTTCTTACCAAGCGTCCTAACAGCGATCATCATTCTCGCAATCGGGATCATCGTCAGCAACCTCGTCAAACGTACGATGGACAGCCTGTTCGGTAACTCTGAACTGAAAGTCCTCTCAAGCGTTGCGAAGTATGCGATCCTTGCACTTGCTGTCTTCATGGCACTTGATCAACTTGGTGTTGCTGATACGATTGTTAACTCAGCCTTCATCTTGATCCTTGGGGCACTCGCTCTTGCTTTCGGTCTTGCGTTTGGTCTCGGTGGACGTGATAATGCATCGCGTTACCTCGATCGTCTTCAAAAGAAAGCAGAGAATACGGAAGTCGACACATCGAACCTTCCGAGTAAGTCAGCATCTACTTCTTCATCACCGAGCTTGAAAGATGCAGCAAAAGGTGCAGCTTCACAAGCAGCAGATGATGTGACACCAGATCGTGCACCACGTTCAGCGCGCTCTTCTTCAACAGATGAGACGACGCATGGTACACCAAAAGGCGCATTGCCAGAAAACGATTTAGCACAACAAGATGATTACCCGATCGACCCAGATGAGCATAAAGGTCCTAATCTTGATCATCCAAACGATCGTCCGTAA
- a CDS encoding metal-sensitive transcriptional regulator, whose protein sequence is MENGYEDRIIHRMNRIEGQIHGIVRMMKEEASCKDVVTQLSATRSAIDRVIGLVVSENLIDCVRQDDATENHEQAVAEAVQLLMKSR, encoded by the coding sequence ATGGAAAACGGTTATGAAGATCGCATCATTCATCGGATGAATCGGATTGAAGGACAGATCCACGGTATCGTTCGAATGATGAAAGAAGAGGCATCTTGTAAGGATGTCGTCACACAACTGAGTGCGACACGTAGTGCAATCGATCGTGTCATTGGTCTTGTCGTCAGTGAGAACTTGATTGACTGTGTTCGTCAGGATGATGCGACGGAAAATCATGAACAAGCCGTTGCAGAGGCTGTTCAACTCTTAATGAAAAGTAGATAA
- a CDS encoding rhodanese-like domain-containing protein, producing MDVLSIILLLVVGYLAYKMFAPTKGVKQVSTTELKPLLNDRKRFYLDVRTPAEFKGNHIKGFKNIPLQTLNSQLNQIPKDKEVLVICQSGMRSKQAIKVLKKAGYTDVTEVRGGMNAWR from the coding sequence ATGGATGTACTATCGATTATCTTGTTGCTCGTCGTCGGCTATCTCGCTTATAAGATGTTCGCCCCAACAAAAGGCGTCAAGCAAGTATCGACAACGGAACTGAAGCCGTTGTTAAACGACCGCAAGCGATTTTATCTCGATGTTCGGACACCAGCAGAATTCAAGGGCAATCACATCAAAGGATTTAAGAACATTCCATTACAAACGTTAAACAGTCAACTGAATCAAATCCCGAAAGACAAAGAAGTACTCGTCATTTGTCAAAGCGGGATGCGAAGCAAACAAGCCATCAAAGTATTAAAAAAAGCCGGTTATACGGATGTCACGGAAGTCCGTGGCGGAATGAATGCCTGGCGCTGA
- a CDS encoding DsrE/DsrF/DrsH-like family protein: MSDTKKTTIVLFSGEYDKVMAAYIIANGAAAYDHEVTIFHTFWGLNAMRKDEPIQPDKTFLEKMFGKFMPRGADKMPLSKMNFGGAGQKMIKNVMKKHNAMPLPDLIELAKEQDVKLVACTMTMDLLGLKQEELHDGIEYAGVAAYLADAENGNVNLFI, encoded by the coding sequence ATGTCAGATACGAAAAAAACAACCATCGTTTTATTTAGTGGAGAGTACGACAAAGTCATGGCAGCTTATATCATTGCCAACGGTGCAGCCGCATACGATCACGAGGTCACGATTTTTCATACCTTCTGGGGTTTGAATGCGATGCGTAAAGATGAACCAATCCAGCCGGATAAGACATTCCTTGAGAAGATGTTCGGTAAGTTCATGCCACGTGGTGCCGATAAGATGCCACTCTCGAAAATGAACTTCGGTGGTGCCGGTCAAAAAATGATTAAAAACGTCATGAAGAAACACAATGCGATGCCACTTCCGGACTTGATTGAATTAGCAAAAGAGCAGGACGTCAAACTCGTCGCCTGTACGATGACGATGGATCTGCTCGGCTTAAAACAGGAAGAATTGCACGATGGCATTGAGTACGCAGGAGTTGCCGCCTACCTCGCCGATGCGGAGAACGGAAACGTCAATCTATTCATCTAA
- a CDS encoding NUDIX hydrolase — MNYVEQLRQKIGHDPVILVGSVVLVVQNEHILLEQRNEAQARFGLPGGLMEWAESPEETARRELKEETSLEVEQLTLLDVYSGPQYVTTLANGDVFQSVTLAYIGEHPIGTLKQSDESIKLQFVPLDALPNHLVGSHARMIEDYKKRR, encoded by the coding sequence ATGAATTATGTCGAACAGTTACGTCAAAAAATCGGTCACGATCCGGTCATTCTCGTCGGTTCCGTTGTCCTCGTCGTGCAGAACGAGCATATTCTACTGGAGCAACGGAACGAAGCACAAGCCCGCTTTGGTTTACCAGGAGGGTTGATGGAATGGGCGGAATCACCGGAAGAGACAGCGCGTCGAGAGCTTAAAGAAGAGACTAGCTTAGAGGTTGAGCAATTGACGTTACTCGATGTCTACTCCGGTCCACAATACGTGACGACCTTAGCGAACGGAGACGTCTTTCAAAGCGTCACCCTCGCCTATATTGGTGAACATCCAATTGGAACATTAAAACAAAGTGATGAAAGTATAAAGCTCCAGTTCGTACCTCTTGATGCCTTACCGAATCACTTAGTAGGTTCTCATGCTCGAATGATTGAAGACTACAAAAAGCGCCGCTAA
- a CDS encoding sulfurtransferase TusA family protein, producing MTMIKSDIVLDAKGLACPMPIVRTKKTIKTLEPGQVIEVQATDKGSTADLRAWANSTGNHYLGTIEEGEVLRHYVRKSTGDVTEPAAFAQTVDNATVEAARQDDSITVLDVREQAEYAFAHVPGAINIPLGELETRHAELDSNQTIYVICRTGSRSDMACRQLSDKGYTVHNVVPGMQEWASETTTLVSAK from the coding sequence ATGACTATGATTAAATCAGATATCGTATTGGACGCCAAGGGTCTCGCTTGTCCGATGCCGATCGTTCGGACGAAAAAAACGATCAAGACGTTAGAACCGGGACAAGTCATCGAAGTCCAGGCGACGGATAAAGGATCAACTGCAGATCTTCGTGCCTGGGCAAACAGCACCGGCAATCATTATTTAGGCACGATCGAAGAAGGCGAAGTACTCCGTCATTACGTTCGGAAATCAACAGGTGATGTCACGGAACCAGCAGCATTCGCTCAAACCGTCGACAACGCAACAGTCGAAGCAGCACGCCAAGACGACTCGATCACGGTGCTTGATGTTCGTGAACAAGCAGAATATGCCTTCGCCCATGTACCGGGAGCCATCAATATTCCGTTAGGCGAACTGGAGACACGCCATGCAGAACTGGATTCAAATCAGACGATTTATGTCATCTGCCGAACAGGTAGCCGAAGTGACATGGCATGCCGACAGCTCAGTGACAAGGGGTATACGGTGCACAATGTCGTACCGGGTATGCAGGAATGGGCGTCTGAGACGACGACACTCGTTTCAGCGAAATAA
- a CDS encoding amino acid permease has protein sequence MSLLRKKDVSVMMDMKQHSKLARHLSGFDLILLGIGAIIGTGIFVLTGTGALYAGPALPISFIISAIVCALAALCYAEFSSMIPVSGSVYTYTYATIGEVVAWIIGWCLILEYGLASSAVATGWSGYFQSLLAGFGLELPTALTAAPGAVPGSETFFNLPAFLILMVITLLLSLGIKETKRVNNIMVLVKVAVVVLFIVVGIWYIEPGNYKPFAPFGMSGVLQASAIAFFAYLGFDAVTSAAEEVKNPGRNLPIGILGSLAIVTVLYVVVSAIMVGIVPFKQFEGVDSPVSLALKVAGQDWVAGFVDLGAIVGMTTVILVMTFGLVRLLFAMSRDGLLPKVFSDVNEKSHTPVKATWILGTAAGLIAGFVPLGTLAELINIGTLAAFSLISIAVIILRRTRPDLKRAFKVPFVPVLPILSVLACIMLMVNLQPFTWIAFFIWTAIGLLLYFGYGRKRSKLHQ, from the coding sequence ATGAGTTTGCTTCGCAAAAAAGATGTCAGTGTGATGATGGACATGAAACAACATTCGAAACTGGCACGTCACTTATCAGGGTTTGACCTTATTTTACTTGGAATTGGTGCCATCATCGGGACCGGAATTTTCGTTCTGACAGGAACGGGCGCTCTTTATGCAGGACCTGCTTTACCGATCTCATTCATTATTTCCGCTATCGTCTGTGCGCTCGCAGCCCTTTGTTATGCTGAATTCTCATCGATGATTCCCGTTTCAGGTAGTGTATATACGTATACATACGCGACGATTGGGGAAGTTGTTGCTTGGATCATCGGATGGTGTCTTATTTTGGAATACGGTCTCGCTTCGAGTGCCGTTGCAACTGGCTGGTCAGGTTACTTCCAGTCGCTCTTGGCTGGTTTTGGTTTAGAACTACCGACGGCCTTAACAGCTGCTCCGGGAGCAGTACCAGGAAGCGAGACGTTCTTTAACTTACCAGCGTTCTTGATTCTAATGGTCATCACACTCTTGCTCTCACTCGGTATTAAAGAAACAAAACGTGTCAACAATATCATGGTACTCGTCAAAGTCGCGGTCGTCGTGCTCTTTATCGTCGTCGGGATCTGGTACATCGAACCAGGTAACTACAAACCGTTCGCACCATTCGGTATGAGTGGTGTCTTACAAGCTTCAGCGATTGCTTTCTTCGCTTACCTTGGATTTGATGCCGTCACATCGGCAGCAGAAGAAGTTAAAAATCCAGGGCGTAACTTACCAATCGGGATCTTAGGATCACTGGCAATCGTTACTGTTCTGTATGTCGTCGTTTCTGCTATCATGGTCGGGATCGTTCCATTTAAGCAGTTCGAAGGTGTCGATAGCCCGGTATCCCTCGCGTTAAAAGTTGCAGGTCAAGACTGGGTCGCAGGATTCGTCGATTTAGGTGCTATCGTTGGTATGACGACGGTCATCCTCGTCATGACATTTGGTCTCGTCCGTCTCTTGTTCGCGATGAGTCGTGATGGGTTATTACCGAAAGTCTTCTCGGACGTCAATGAAAAGTCGCACACTCCGGTTAAAGCGACATGGATTCTCGGAACGGCAGCTGGTTTGATTGCGGGATTCGTTCCACTCGGTACACTCGCTGAATTGATCAACATCGGAACACTTGCAGCGTTCTCACTGATTTCGATTGCTGTCATCATTTTACGCCGGACGCGTCCCGATTTGAAGCGGGCCTTTAAAGTACCTTTCGTTCCCGTGTTACCAATTTTATCAGTCCTCGCTTGTATCATGCTGATGGTTAACTTACAGCCGTTCACATGGATCGCCTTCTTCATCTGGACAGCAATTGGATTACTGTTGTACTTCGGATATGGACGCAAGCGTTCGAAACTCCATCAATGA
- a CDS encoding rhodanese-like domain-containing protein, whose translation MKRMTATEVQEKIERGEQLNVIDVREVDEVKEGMIPGAIHIPLGLIEFKMNELDKKKEYVMVCRSGARSGRATTYLEGQGYDVTNMDGGMMSYEGETK comes from the coding sequence ATGAAACGCATGACAGCAACAGAAGTACAGGAAAAAATCGAACGTGGTGAACAACTGAACGTCATTGATGTTCGAGAAGTCGATGAAGTCAAAGAAGGAATGATTCCGGGAGCGATCCACATTCCACTCGGACTGATCGAATTCAAGATGAACGAACTCGACAAGAAAAAAGAGTATGTCATGGTATGCCGTTCTGGTGCGCGCAGTGGTCGCGCAACGACATATCTCGAAGGACAAGGATATGACGTAACGAACATGGATGGCGGCATGATGTCGTACGAAGGCGAAACAAAATAA
- a CDS encoding nitric oxide synthase oxygenase produces the protein MYPLIQSEAERFFTSYIEQYPEMTGRQQEVIRSIQTTGTYEQTASELAFGAKLAWRNSNRCVGRLFWEQLHVFDARDALTVEAVRDALFEHIRFATNEGRIRSTITVFHPTRVRLHNHQLVRYAGYETDNGIIGDPASIQLTRQCEALGWTGAHTPFDILPLLIELDGQVSLHPIPGELILEVSITHPDYDLFGGREVRWYAVPMIADMQLEIGGIVYPCAPFNGWYMGTEIGARNLADTDRYDLLPLVANQLGLNTSRERSLWKDRALVELNVAVLESFERAGVTIVDHHTAAKQFARFEKNEAACGRDVTGEWSWLVPPMSGATTHIFHKDYDPEVKRPNFFPKSTQTAPVTGCPFHQGALK, from the coding sequence GTGTACCCACTCATTCAATCGGAAGCAGAACGCTTCTTTACTTCTTATATAGAGCAATACCCCGAAATGACCGGACGTCAGCAAGAAGTCATCCGTTCGATTCAAACGACGGGAACATATGAGCAGACGGCTTCTGAGCTGGCGTTCGGTGCCAAGCTCGCTTGGCGCAACAGTAACCGCTGTGTTGGACGTCTCTTTTGGGAACAACTCCATGTCTTTGACGCGCGGGATGCGTTGACCGTCGAAGCGGTCCGCGACGCGTTATTTGAGCACATCCGGTTCGCGACGAACGAAGGACGAATTCGCTCGACGATCACGGTTTTCCACCCGACACGGGTTCGACTCCACAATCATCAACTCGTTCGTTACGCCGGTTACGAAACGGACAATGGTATTATTGGTGACCCGGCTTCCATTCAACTAACGCGCCAATGCGAAGCACTTGGTTGGACCGGAGCGCATACACCGTTTGATATTCTGCCCCTGTTGATTGAACTCGATGGACAAGTCAGTCTGCATCCGATTCCTGGCGAGCTCATCCTCGAGGTCAGCATCACGCATCCTGACTATGATTTGTTCGGTGGTCGCGAAGTCCGCTGGTATGCCGTACCAATGATTGCCGACATGCAGCTTGAAATCGGTGGCATCGTCTATCCGTGCGCCCCGTTCAACGGATGGTACATGGGAACGGAGATTGGTGCCCGTAATCTCGCTGATACGGATCGTTACGACCTGCTGCCGCTCGTCGCGAATCAACTCGGGCTGAACACGTCACGTGAACGTTCGCTTTGGAAAGACCGAGCGCTCGTCGAACTAAACGTTGCCGTACTCGAATCGTTTGAACGTGCCGGTGTCACGATCGTCGATCACCATACAGCTGCGAAACAGTTCGCTCGTTTTGAAAAAAACGAAGCGGCATGCGGTCGTGATGTCACCGGGGAATGGTCCTGGCTCGTGCCTCCGATGAGTGGGGCAACGACGCATATATTCCATAAAGATTACGACCCAGAAGTTAAACGACCGAACTTCTTTCCAAAATCTACACAGACAGCTCCTGTGACCGGCTGTCCGTTCCACCAAGGAGCCCTGAAATGA
- a CDS encoding GNAT family N-acetyltransferase gives MIHIQRAPDVKTAYQAMQDGFQDYLIPLHLSEAEFQERIIERDGNQLEHSFVAYHGEKPVGLWLNGWKDIDGRHVMRCGGLGVSPQYRRLGIAKALYQAQLSHAKEIGMDELMLEVIQGNDPAIRLYESLHYTIVGEIGYFHLTDERQEAVLPTIKETEFLKRYDVQGEYIWQQDPHVMQQVQTDYYQLEDSVVAVAGSSLLSVVGPADQKARHATEVVRRLPGTTYHYQSTDVEVWEALRSEGWTQRDLKQYIMRQSL, from the coding sequence ATGATTCACATTCAACGCGCACCTGACGTAAAAACGGCGTACCAAGCGATGCAGGATGGATTTCAAGATTATTTGATTCCGCTACACTTATCGGAAGCAGAATTCCAAGAGCGGATCATCGAACGAGATGGGAATCAGTTAGAGCATTCATTCGTTGCTTATCATGGAGAAAAGCCGGTCGGTCTCTGGCTGAACGGTTGGAAGGACATCGATGGTCGACACGTCATGCGATGTGGAGGACTTGGGGTTTCTCCGCAGTATCGTCGACTTGGGATTGCGAAAGCCTTATACCAAGCGCAACTGAGTCATGCAAAAGAAATCGGTATGGATGAGTTGATGCTTGAAGTCATTCAAGGAAATGATCCAGCGATACGGTTGTATGAATCGCTTCACTACACGATTGTTGGAGAAATCGGTTATTTTCACCTAACGGATGAACGACAAGAAGCGGTTCTACCTACGATTAAAGAAACAGAGTTCTTAAAGCGATACGATGTCCAAGGTGAATACATTTGGCAACAGGATCCACATGTCATGCAGCAAGTACAAACGGATTATTATCAATTAGAAGATAGTGTAGTGGCAGTAGCCGGATCATCACTCTTATCAGTCGTCGGTCCAGCAGACCAAAAAGCAAGGCACGCGACAGAAGTCGTCCGTCGTTTACCAGGGACGACCTATCATTATCAATCGACAGATGTAGAGGTGTGGGAAGCATTACGTTCTGAAGGATGGACTCAGCGGGATTTGAAACAATACATCATGCGTCAGTCTCTATAA
- a CDS encoding YihY/virulence factor BrkB family protein, with amino-acid sequence MSLIKPVFARFFGEAFFDKSAQLAYYLMLSLFPFLLFVVGIVSFLPFTSDNVLDLIRPFAPAETYDLIQRNVVGIFDQGGFKLASISFLAAFWLASMSVQSLVRSLNDALEVTRKAPFWRGLLQDFAFTIGMMIILPISLIVPISEKLTRRFINHFAIVADFVTNYSWIWFLFRWGLGTLFLLVFFILLYRILPSVRLTVRQVLPGAIFATIAWQVVSEFFSYYAEFGSYDRLYGQLAGIIVLMTWFYLSAVVLMLGGLMNAERMRQKKEAKIMKPQKIKEESVR; translated from the coding sequence ATGTCTTTAATCAAACCTGTATTTGCCCGTTTTTTTGGCGAAGCCTTTTTTGATAAATCGGCTCAGCTCGCCTACTATCTGATGTTGTCCTTATTCCCGTTCTTACTATTTGTAGTTGGTATTGTCTCGTTCTTACCGTTTACGTCGGATAACGTACTTGATTTAATTCGACCGTTTGCTCCGGCAGAAACGTACGACTTGATTCAGCGGAACGTCGTTGGGATTTTTGATCAGGGTGGCTTTAAACTTGCTTCGATCAGTTTCCTCGCAGCCTTTTGGCTCGCTTCGATGTCGGTCCAGTCACTTGTCCGCTCGCTGAATGATGCACTAGAAGTGACACGAAAAGCGCCATTCTGGCGCGGACTCTTACAAGACTTCGCCTTTACGATCGGGATGATGATCATCCTTCCGATTTCGTTGATTGTTCCGATTTCAGAGAAGTTAACACGACGGTTCATCAACCATTTTGCGATCGTCGCTGATTTCGTGACGAACTATTCGTGGATTTGGTTCTTATTCCGCTGGGGACTCGGGACATTGTTCTTACTTGTCTTTTTCATCTTATTGTATCGGATCTTACCGAGTGTCCGTCTGACGGTTCGTCAGGTGCTCCCCGGGGCAATCTTTGCGACGATTGCCTGGCAAGTCGTTTCGGAATTTTTCTCTTATTACGCTGAGTTTGGGAGTTACGATCGTCTTTACGGTCAGCTTGCCGGAATCATCGTCTTGATGACGTGGTTCTATTTATCAGCCGTCGTCCTGATGTTAGGAGGACTGATGAATGCGGAACGCATGCGTCAGAAAAAAGAAGCAAAAATCATGAAGCCGCAAAAAATCAAAGAAGAGAGCGTGCGTTAA